A stretch of DNA from Augochlora pura isolate Apur16 chromosome 8, APUR_v2.2.1, whole genome shotgun sequence:
GAAAGAATGCGGCTAAGGCGTGCACGGCCCGGATCAGATGAAGATAGAGGACGGTGATGCATGATCGCGATTAGGCCAATAGGCGGGGTCCATTACAGATCGGGCCTTGCGAGAAGGCCTCCGgccgaggggaggggaggggaggggaggggagggcgaGGGCCAAGATAACGAGTGCATTATGTGGATTTCGGCTGTGTCGGATCGATCTCCGATCGCAATTAGGCGAACGAGAGCGTTTCGCGGGCGAGGAGAGGAACGCGGTGCCACGGCTCTCGGCCGCCGCCACGCTCGTTAATCTTCCCCTAAAATGTATAATTGGAGACGTTAATTGGGTTACACGGACGTGGCGCGCGGCCGGCCCGAGATAAGCACTTTGTTACGTGTATCGAGGCGACAATGGCCCGTTAGCCCCggcagaaaaatgttaattagcCGGCTGACACCCCGGGGTCGAACAACAGATCCTGCTACGCCTATGGACCGAAAAATCGCGCGGACTTTTGAACCCGCCGGGACGCTCTCTAGCCTCCGCTGCGATTTTATCGGGCGATATCGTGTTTCATGAATACTCCCAGGGTACCGGCCACGGAGATTGATAAATAGATCGTAATAACCGGCAAAAACACCGGAGGAATTGTTCTTTCTATCCCGTTGAATGCCTCGGCCACGCGATTAAATCGTGTTCTTAAACGTTTTCGTGCGAGAGAACAGCCATTTATGGACTAAATAAATCCGCGATGTTCTTTTGctccaataattttattcctcgaaaatgagaaataacgTATTTCCACTTTTGAATCAGAATATTTCCATCCGCAAAAAAAAATGGCGGGAAATACTATTTCGTACTTGCAGCACAACGCATAACACGTCCCGGAACGATCGATTGCATCGTGAAAACAAAGAAACGAATAACcagtaaaatatagaaaatagtaatacTAACTGACGCCCGAAGCAATATAATTATGGTAATGGCTGCGGTACAGGTTATTTAAACGACATAACGGTTACGCACGATTGAATGCGCAGAAAGATGCGCGCGCGTAATTACATAACCTATCATTGTAATGGATACTTTATTCTTCGTCGGACGTCGCACTCAACTTAGCGGGTTTGCGTAAATCTTATCGGGAATCTCCCGTGTTTGTTTACGAAATTTCTGAATAGAAGATAACTCAAtcttttttcgttcgttttgtCGCAGATTTTTCATTGATCGGAACGGTTTCAGTGATGTATCTTAATATCGTCACATTATAAAAGAtagggttaaaattgtttgaaatcaTTGCATTTTCTGCGCATGTGTATTCGCGTCGCTGTGCACCCAAAATTCAAACAATATGGCCGCCTTTTTGGCCAACCCTATTAACTCTAGTAATTTGAGAAAAAAGCTCTCGGGAGAAAGACTGTCGGATCATTAGTCGAACGATGCGATGCTCGACgattaaagagaaatatatgtgGGTACTTACTTGCGAACCACCCGTTGGATCCGAGGACGTCGATGTTCATAGCGTACCGAATGTTCGAGGAAACGTGTAATCTCGCGAACACACCGCTCTCCCCGAGCACTCTCTCGTTCTCTGCACCGTGCTTGTAAACTCGAAACGACACTTTtaccgcgctcgcgcgcgcgcccgaacGTGCACGATTTTCGGAGGATTCACCGTTGCCGCGTTCCACGCCTCCTTCACCCGGTGCGTGTACCCGGTCAGCTGGAGAGACGAGCGTGGAATCGGTCAGGGTTCGTCGCGAACAGAGTGGTCACAGTGTAGCTCGTGCCCCGGCAACATCGGCTTCGCTACTATTCCCTGGTTGCACATGTTCCTCGCTATTAAGCAGTCTTCACGCTGACCGCGTTCACCGCAGAGATAGTGGATGCACCGAGACCGAACAGTACGCGGCGATCTGCGACAAATCATTGACAGGAAATCAGGATCACGTGTCACGTGACTTATCGGCGGGTTCGATAATCATAAATATCCCTCTGTCGATCGTTCGATCAACTTTGTGACGTCCGGTTTCGCAACAATATCCCTCTATAAATCGAGGGAGAAATGTATCCGCTTCTCAAAATCTATCAGATAAACAACAAGGAAtcgttttattcgaacagCACGATGTCTCGACATGTTGTCGCAAAACGTATTTATTCGGAAATCATTGTTTCATGGAAACGCGAATACGTGTCCCTCCCCTCCACACAATCCTACGTTTTCTAACCTTTCTCCCTTTGTTTTCGAAAGGAAGCGTAAAGATCGATGAACTTACTTTCCGCTGAACGTGTCCGGCTACTGGTTTCGTCAAAGCGAGGCACGTCGGATCAAAATATACGATGGACTCGTGACACGCGGTTATCGTGTGACAGCTCGGTATGCGTGGCCGCGAATTCTTGGCGCGCGACAAACAACGTAATGACCAGCGATGTTAACACGGACGTGTTTCTACTGGCAACCGTACGAAACTAATCGTCGCCGAGAATTGTAGGACATCCGCGCCGGTGACATTTTCCACTGCCGACACAAGCGATCGCGTTTCAACTCTCACGAACGACGGGTGAAACTGACATTCCGGGTCGCGCGCCTGTCGAATTTTGATTCGTCGAATTGACACGCGCGGCGGATGTGTCACTGTTCTGGCTACAGTAGGTGGAGTAGTAGATACCTACTAGCTAGAAGGTAGAATTCAAATTTCCGTGGCTAGAGCCATCGCGCACTAAACTCTTTTAAcgatatttagattttatcaTGAACTGCAAGCTGCAAAATATTCTGTTAGACCGGTCAAGATCTCTTAAACGAAGTCTTTACTCGAGCAATAATATTTGAAGTACTGCACGAGGAAAAGAAACGatacaaatttatagaaatcgaGATAGCGAATAATGTTTCAAACACAGTGTTCATTGGTTTCAACTCGATTTATGCAGCGATCCATGTAACAATGTTCCTAAGGCTGGCAGCGTAACGCGATTCATCGAGGGGGGGCATTGTGAGCGCTCAAAAAAGCAGATTCCCGGGGAGACAAATAGTATCGAGGGAATGTATCTACATGCCAAAGCAGGCGGTTATCGGGTCGGGTGatcgaataaagaaagaaacgttCTAGAGTTACCTTCTGACCGGGCAGCAGGTCCTCGGCCACCGATCGAACCGGGTGAGATCCTCGTCCGGGGCTCTCTCGCTAACTTTATTCCAGAGATTCGTTTACGAAAAGTTCGAGCCCGAGGGGGGAGCCAGCCGTGTGTGTGTCCAATGCGAAAAGAGACTGGTAACCCCCTAAAGGCGTGCGAGACTGTCGGTGCACGAACCAGGCACCGGTTTTCCGAGGCGCGTCCGATTCGCGTGGGTTAGCCCGCGATTGTTGCTCTCGTGCGACGTTTGCCCGGCCTAAGAAGAGTACTTAGTTCGCGTAGTTGAGTGCGGGCGTAATAAGACTGGCTGCTGACGGCGGTAGCGCGGTTCGTGCCCGCGAGCGGCAGCAGCCATGGAAGCCCCTCTACCATGGCACTCTCCTGCAACTCCTCCGAGCAAGCCAGCCAGCCATCCGTGCCGACTCGCCTGCCTACCAGGGCCCAGAGTGGGCCCCGGCACCGGAGTCCCATCCGGAATCGAAATGGTCGCTTTGCTTTCCGTGCTTTGCGCGAATCATAAGAGGCCTCGGGCCACGCTTCGCTTCGGGGGACCGAGAGGGGTCCCCACGTGCTGGATTTCGCCCGCGGGCTGCTCCGTCGATAAGGCAGTTTCAAACCTCCCATAGGTCCCCCGTAATTACGTGCAGTGGTCCAGAAATTCGTATCGCCGTTCGTACATTGATCGTGAGaaagtaatttcttttaaacacTGCTTGTTTCACCATAGGTGTTCAAAACTTAATCAGGGAACTTTGCACGTCTTCTACGCGTCCATCTACAAAGGGATTATTATCATCAGATTACGTGTCTTTTGATTTCACTTTCCTTAGCTTGAAATCAATTCAGTCAGCATTCAAAATTACTGAACTATCTAAGaatcaattgaaattattagcTATTTAGTGCGGAATTAGTAGGAGGGTCAgcgttaattttaaatgacgTATTCGAGAATATGGGAAGAAGAATAAAGATCCACCTCCGAATCATTAAACCCCTTCCTCTGCCTGGAATGGTGGTCCAAGCTTCCGCAGTTTGCGCAGCAGTAGCGGCTTGGTGACCAATGCTTTTTCAATCGACTCGATCAACACCTGTTCCTGATTGTACGGCGGAAACGGCATTCCCTCCAAGTTGTAAACGAACACGTTGCCATTCATATCCGCGGTCACCAGTCGGTTGCCATCTGCCGTGAAATCTACCATCACCAATCTGGCGCTCTTCGGAGATAGCGTGACGGACGTGGGGGTGTGAATTTTTCTGCGGATATCCCAAATACAGATCTCGTTGTTGACGATGGACACGATGATCGTGGAGTGGGTGGGGCACCAGGCTGCGTACCGCACGCATGCCATCGCGGTAGACAGCGTGATCAGAGGCTCCGTGAGGCCTTCGGCCCAGATTCTGGTGCACCAATCGGCGCCACACGTTAGGAAGATCTTTGGGCAGAACGAGGAGAACATGATCGAGTATATAGGGCCGTCGTGGGCCAGGAAGCTCTCGATGTGCTGATACAAGTAATTCGTCGAGCACTTGTAGATGCAGCCTTCGTCGGAGCCGACAAAGTAAATGGCGCTCAGTGTGGGGTGTCTGCGGAGCACCAACGCCCCCGGACTTCGATTAATCAGCGCATCGTGACCGACGCAGTGAGAGGTTCTTGCTACCCCTGGTAGTGTGCCCTCTATCCTGTAGATCTTCATGATAGTAGTCGATAAGAAGTTCTCGGCGTACTGGTAGCAAAATATATGACCGTCCTGGTCGCACGTGTAGATCTGCTCCTGGTAGTCGAAGTGCTCGTCCCCGGACCACCACTGGACCTGCCACTGTGGCGAACAAGACGGAGACGTAATCCTCTCGCTTTGGCGGATCACATTCTTGTGAGTGGTGCTTACGTCCAGCACCTTGATCTGACCGTCGTTGAACCCAATGGCTAATAGGTTCGGCCGATCGCGACTCCAGTCCAAGTCCGATATAGGACTCTCGAACTCGTACCAACGACCTGGCAGATGAGGATTCTTTGCCGACCAGATTAACAATACCCCGTCCTTGATTTCCGAATCTATCCGCGTTCCGTAGCCCACGGCCAGGATGTTCGACATGACGTAACTCCAGCGGAACGAAGTCACCGGACGGTCTTTACTCATTTCAAATTTGTGTTTCCAAAGCAAGTCTAGGCTGTATGTGAACTCCAAATCCAAACTGCAGGGGTCTTGCTTGATCAAGCCGATGAAACGCTTCTGCGCGTTAATGAAGATATTGTTGGATATGATGCGCTCCATTACGCGCACCGCGTTCGCGAAATTCACGTTTTGAAAGATCTCTTCTAGCTGCTCTTCCGACGTCTTCGCTTTCTTATAACGTTCCAACGGTGGCAGCTTGTCTTTGAGGTCCTAGAGAGAAGATAAATTGCATCAAGTCGGCAATATGAAATAGTGTACAAGAAATTCAAACCTCCTCCTCCCACAGACGTTCCATGCTCTCCAGGTTGCGCACGATTAACAGGTTGTTCCTTTCTGTCATCAGATTAGGCGCGGCATAGACATCGTACATCACCCAATTATTCACGTACGCTGCTTCATTCTTCCGTGTGCTGCTGCGGAGATACGTCCCACGCGACTTCGTGAGAACTTGCAAGGTCTGGGTCTCGGAGTTGACTAGCTTCCTGTTCGATCCAGGCCCGATCGTCTTGTACTCGTACATCTCATTCTCATTCTGGATCTCCAATCCTTCCTGCGTCCGCAGATCGCCGGTGTACGGTAGCATCTCGAAAATGAAGAACGTCTCCGTCTCCCTGAGCGTGATCGTTACGGTCTCCGGTCGGCAAGGGAATATATTCGGATCGATGCTGCGACAGAAAGAATCATTTTTAGGAGATTTCAGTTTCGAACCAGTTTGAAGATTACCTAGGCAGATAAAACTGTGACGGAGCTTTGTCATCGACGTCGATGCTGCGAGTGTCAGTGAGCTGCGTGGACCAAAAGCTCTCAAACTGCATGGCTTCCATGATCATCGAGCTAGCCGGAAGCGAGGAGGTCCGGACCAGCATGGACGAGCTCTTCTTCAGGTTGTCGATCGTAGAACTGGAAGACAAATGGCCGGTGCTACCAACTCGGATCAGTCCGATCATTTCTAGAGCTGTGATGTTCCGTTCGTCGATCGTGCCGAACTTGGGATGGGTCAGTATCTTAGGGGTGACATCAGTATTCTCATCTGTTATTCGAATCGACTGACGTTGCATAAGAAGTGGCGACGCGATGTTTTTCGCAGTTGTCTTCCTCTGCCGCCCGTACGTGCCGATCTTCAGTTTCGAAGAGAGCGGGCTCTCCAACTTCCCTGAAGAGGTCAGCGGCGAGAATCCCAAGTCTTCAGATTTCATTCTCGAAACGGTCTTGCTACGGTCTATCTAACTCGAACACCTCACGTTCTCGATATTGATAAATGAGATCATTCTTCGCGCAAACTATCCTACAATATTGACGCGTGCTGCGACATAAACAGCACGGGCATCCTTAACACCATGgtgatagaaaaatcaattacaagTTAACCGTAGCTTCGCCGATACCTTGCTATCCTTTCCTCGATGCCTGTGCTCAAATATAGAGCCGTCTTTCTGTatctacaatttaatacaaccGTAATCAAATGATTATATTGCAACGTATCGAATTCGTGTCAACAACTTGAATTCGCGTTGAAACGTTCGAGCGATTTACAAAGCGCAGATTCTACGGTACTCGAGCGTACTCTATCGATCGAACATGGAAGCTTCTTGAATCGTGTTCCAGGTATGTATAGGTCGATAAAGAGTTGGAGACGGTGCTCGGCTACGGTACGGCGTTAATCAAGTGGTGGTTTTAAAGTAACCATATTAATATCACGGATGGGCAACTGTGGGTTCAGTCGTGGTTTGatcagattaaaataaaacgtacGGACGCGTAAAAGTTCGCACGTACCAGCGCGATCATCGACGATAACGTTTCGGGCGGATAAGCAGTGACGCTTTGTCGTCCAATCTCTTACGTGTTATTCCGAACATCCgtttcgcgaaaaatcatgaaaatcaTTTGAGGGCACTTGCGCAATTGCGACAGTGGTGTACGTGATTGTACGGCCGATCCTATTTCGAAAGAGTGTTGAGTTTGCGAAAGGGTAACAGCGCGTAAAGGGGGCCCCGCAGTCAAAAGACCCGAAGTAAGTGACACGAATTAGGTCAGCAATGGCAGACACTGCTCGATTCATATTTTGACGGGGTTCGCGACCTTTGCTTGCCGAATATAATCGGACCCGATGTACTTCGATCGTCGCTCGATCTTTCAACTAATTAATTCCGATCAAAGGGACAGCCCCGTGCTTGACAGATCGTCGACTGGATCGATACAATTGCAGTGTAACGTACGGAACGCGTCGATGCTATTTTTTGCTTCTACGCTTCTTATTGTAGAACATATGACTTCCGATCTTTGTTGCATGTTGCATCGGGGATCGAGAACAGGCTCGAGGAACACGAAATTCACACGATCGTAAACGCCAAATTGCACCGTTTCTTTAACAATATGCAATCTTAACCTGTCCACGTATCTTAACGTTTTCTCATCGAAGATTGTTCGTTACACAATTACGATCGCACGGCTACTGTCACATTGTTTTCTAATACAATCATTTTCTCGCCCATGATAATGTCAATGTCAAGCGATAAAAAGCAGACACtccatcgaaattattttttaactttatcaTCGCGGATTGCGAAAATGTCGAATAAGTTTCACGTTTGAcggtgttttatttttacggtTTTCGTTCATAATTCTATACTGTATAGTAATTGTAGGTGACTTCGTTTAGAGAAAATCTGTCAAAATGAGCACTACGAAAGAAGAAGCAGGTCCATCAAAATCATGGGATTCTTCCACAGGAGAAACAGAAAAGGATAATCGAACATTTGAGTGCAATATCTGTCTCGACACTGCCAAAGATGCAGTTATTAGTATGTGTGGACATTTGTTCTGGTAAGAGCACCGTTATAAAAGCTTTATACATTCATATAATTCTTAtttgtaacataattaaaactatTGTGATTGTTACAATACAGTTGGCCATGCTTGCACCAATGGTTGGAGACCCGTCCAATAAAGCAAGTCTGTCCTGTCTGTAAAGCTGCCATCAGCAAAGACAAAGTCATTCCATTATATGGACGTGGAGACACAAGGCATGAAGATCCTAGGTATATACTTCTTTTGTATTTACATATCTCATATTAGATTACAAGAGTTGCTCCAATCAGAAAGCAGCTTCACTTGTAGGTAATTTGAGTAAATCAGCAGAAAGcagctaaaaataaattattgtttcatatcTCTTTGCTGCATcttttttataactattttcgAAGATATCCATAAAGTgcttgaatatattattttaggaaTAATGTTCCACCACGTCCTGCCGGGCAAAGAACAGAATCCGAAAATAACGTCGGATTTTCTAGTTTCGGATTCGGAGATAATTCTTTCATGTCATTTGGTATTGGAACATTTCCATTTGCATTTTTGACATCGACTTTCAATTTTGGAGAAACACGACCAAGTGCAGGTAAGGTATAACACAATCGAATCCCGAGtaatttctgcaatttctttagaaatatatagGGTGTTTGCATGGATTGTGGTAGAACCAGAAAGGAAGCAATTCCTTGTGAAGAAATAAGTGAAAAAATagagaacaaaatttttcgtgtttAAGAAATTATCCTTTGTTATGGTTCTATTGTTTCAGAAATACCCTATATATGTCTAAAGAAATTACAACAAGTTTTGAGCTTTATGTAGATTGTATTTACAATCGATATAAAAGCGGTTTCATGTGCTTGTTCTTGTTTAGGTGCTACAGGAACACCCCACTATGAAGAGGAGCAATTTCTATCGAAAGTCTTTCTATGGGTGGCATTGTTGTTCATCTGTTGGCTTCTGATGGCATAACATTTTTGTTGAACCGTATTCTTGCTTCATATTTTGTAATGTTATCCACCTGTTGGATCGACTCAttacacatttattaatacatcaaTCTTTCCCCGTTtgtgtaattattgttactcACTGTAGTAACTATACCTGCTTGAATAAACAAACgggttttaattgttttagcttataacatttttacatgtacatacactttatttttaatcttttgtgATTACaagcaataaattttctacataAACATTACTCGAATCGATGTTGTTATTGGCAGTGTAAGAGTGGTATAAGTTGTCATCTCTTGTATTTATGCTTTCCACCGAGTACGCATATTCAAGCAGGTTTCTTTTTGTAATGGCTTTAGAAAATCTGGAACTTATGATAttcatgtatatatatatatatctatatatattatgtaaaaatatatcacatTTAGATATGTAAGATATTATCCACTttatgcaaaaaaaaaacacgtcTGTAATTTGGTTTTTAggatatttcaattacaaaatcataaagttgtgtaattttaatgaactaCAGAAAAAagtaatgtatataatttaactgtTAAGTAAAATTGATAACACAAGCAAGCAAAGTAagataaatacagatatatagtttatttatttcagttttcattTGTGCTAATGGTTATGGATGTagatgttaaaaaaaaaaggtaattGCAGTAACAGAAATGTGTTACAGAACATGATAATCAATTTCATCAGCGATTGAACTGACAAAAAATTGACATTCCACATGTAGTTCCATTATCTACAAAAGCCATacaatatgaaaaaaaaatttttgaatgtatttcgctcgaaaaaaaaaccgttgttactgttatttgctatatataaattgtattttttggcAGTCAAACATTGTATATTGCCTTACAAGTTTATTGAATACATAAACgctataataaacataaaataaatgcattaattaAAGATATAAAACTTCTGctttaatgaaacttttcgCCCTTATTTCGAGTAATAGTAGTTTTAAATCAGTAAAACTGTTCAAATCttcaattcatatttttattagagacCATAagtaaacatataataaacaGAAAGTACCTTATAGAATAAGTTTCAGTTGCATCAGGCCTTGTTGTGCTGActaattgttatttctttaCCTATTCTAGCTTTTGCACCTGAACGGAAATACATTTACAGCTATGAACTATGTGGTTATGACctaaatactaaattttatatttgacttCCTCTCTTATCGTCATTTATCGGTACATATAATACAGTAGAGCTATCGTAGCTACGTTCGTGAGAACAAGGGCAAGGGGAATGGATCCTTAATGCAGGatcgtcgaattaaaatctAGTACCTATCTTTACGCGTCAATCAGAAcgtatatataaacatattaacTGAAAAcaacatgtacatatatatatata
This window harbors:
- the LOC144474449 gene encoding dynein axonemal intermediate chain 4; amino-acid sequence: MKSEDLGFSPLTSSGKLESPLSSKLKIGTYGRQRKTTAKNIASPLLMQRQSIRITDENTDVTPKILTHPKFGTIDERNITALEMIGLIRVGSTGHLSSSSTIDNLKKSSSMLVRTSSLPASSMIMEAMQFESFWSTQLTDTRSIDVDDKAPSQFYLPSIDPNIFPCRPETVTITLRETETFFIFEMLPYTGDLRTQEGLEIQNENEMYEYKTIGPGSNRKLVNSETQTLQVLTKSRGTYLRSSTRKNEAAYVNNWVMYDVYAAPNLMTERNNLLIVRNLESMERLWEEEDLKDKLPPLERYKKAKTSEEQLEEIFQNVNFANAVRVMERIISNNIFINAQKRFIGLIKQDPCSLDLEFTYSLDLLWKHKFEMSKDRPVTSFRWSYVMSNILAVGYGTRIDSEIKDGVLLIWSAKNPHLPGRWYEFESPISDLDWSRDRPNLLAIGFNDGQIKVLDVSTTHKNVIRQSERITSPSCSPQWQVQWWSGDEHFDYQEQIYTCDQDGHIFCYQYAENFLSTTIMKIYRIEGTLPGVARTSHCVGHDALINRSPGALVLRRHPTLSAIYFVGSDEGCIYKCSTNYLYQHIESFLAHDGPIYSIMFSSFCPKIFLTCGADWCTRIWAEGLTEPLITLSTAMACVRYAAWCPTHSTIIVSIVNNEICIWDIRRKIHTPTSVTLSPKSARLVMVDFTADGNRLVTADMNGNVFVYNLEGMPFPPYNQEQVLIESIEKALVTKPLLLRKLRKLGPPFQAEEGV
- the LOC144474043 gene encoding E3 ubiquitin-protein ligase RNF185 isoform X2, producing the protein MYRSIKSWRRCSATRKSVKMSTTKEEAGPSKSWDSSTGETEKDNRTFECNICLDTAKDAVISMCGHLFCWPCLHQWLETRPIKQVCPVCKAAISKDKVIPLYGRGDTRHEDPRNNVPPRPAGQRTESENNVGFSSFGFGDNSFMSFGIGTFPFAFLTSTFNFGETRPSAGATGTPHYEEEQFLSKVFLWVALLFICWLLMA
- the LOC144474043 gene encoding E3 ubiquitin-protein ligase RNF185 isoform X1 — protein: MYFDRRSIFQLINSDQRDSPVLDRSSTGSIQLQCNRKSVKMSTTKEEAGPSKSWDSSTGETEKDNRTFECNICLDTAKDAVISMCGHLFCWPCLHQWLETRPIKQVCPVCKAAISKDKVIPLYGRGDTRHEDPRNNVPPRPAGQRTESENNVGFSSFGFGDNSFMSFGIGTFPFAFLTSTFNFGETRPSAGATGTPHYEEEQFLSKVFLWVALLFICWLLMA
- the LOC144474043 gene encoding E3 ubiquitin-protein ligase RNF185 isoform X3; its protein translation is MSTTKEEAGPSKSWDSSTGETEKDNRTFECNICLDTAKDAVISMCGHLFCWPCLHQWLETRPIKQVCPVCKAAISKDKVIPLYGRGDTRHEDPRNNVPPRPAGQRTESENNVGFSSFGFGDNSFMSFGIGTFPFAFLTSTFNFGETRPSAGATGTPHYEEEQFLSKVFLWVALLFICWLLMA